The nucleotide window GCCTCGCAGGCATGGATCAGGCGGCGCACAACCGCGTCGGGTTCGCGCTGGAAGGCGGCGCGGCCCGTGTCCTCATAGAGAAAAGGGAGCAATTCCCGGCGATATTTGTCGGGCTCGGCGGAGGCTTCCCAATCTATCCAGGCTTCGAACCGAGGGATGGAATTGACACGGAATTTCGATGTGACCGGCCCGGTATTGAGGGTCGAGACGTGGATGCCCGTGCCCCGCATCTCCAGTCGCAACGTGTCGGTCAGCCCCTCCAATGCGTGTTTGGAGGCATTGTAGGCGCCGCGCCACTTCATCACGTGCCGCCCGAAGCCCGAAGAGTGCTGGACGATCCGCCCATGGCCTTGGGCGCGCATCGTGGGGATCACCGCGCGGGTCAGATGGTGCAGCCCGAAAACGTTGGTCTCGAAGATATGGCGCAGGGCGTCGGTTGGCAGATCCTCCACCAGGCCGGGCAGGCCGAAGCCCGCATTGTTGAAGACCGCGTCAAGCGTGCCGCCCGTCCGGTCCAGCACCTCGGCCACGCCGGCGTCGATGCTGGTCGTGTCGCCGCAATCCAGCAGAAGACTTTCCAAGCCGGCCGCGATCAGCCGATCACGGTCTTCCGCACGCCGCACGGAGGCGAAGACGCGCCAGCCGCGCGCCTTCATCGCATGGGCCGCCGCCTCTCCGATGCCGGAGGAGCAGCCCGTGATCAGGATGGATTTTGTCAATGGGATCGGCCCGCCTCTTCGATAGCCTTGCCTAGGCCAGGAGGGGCGGGCGGCGCAAGCGG belongs to Hasllibacter sp. MH4015 and includes:
- a CDS encoding SDR family NAD(P)-dependent oxidoreductase; this encodes MTKSILITGCSSGIGEAAAHAMKARGWRVFASVRRAEDRDRLIAAGLESLLLDCGDTTSIDAGVAEVLDRTGGTLDAVFNNAGFGLPGLVEDLPTDALRHIFETNVFGLHHLTRAVIPTMRAQGHGRIVQHSSGFGRHVMKWRGAYNASKHALEGLTDTLRLEMRGTGIHVSTLNTGPVTSKFRVNSIPRFEAWIDWEASAEPDKYRRELLPFLYEDTGRAAFQREPDAVVRRLIHACEAPNPRPRYHITGATHIAEGLRRALPQRMLDAIAARL